In the genome of Nitrospira japonica, one region contains:
- a CDS encoding RNA polymerase sigma factor, with protein MMSDCFTATTVLSWSELRLPMADESLTVAQTAPEDRDLLRRIREGDTDRFAELINRHQQHVVRIVGRRVPADDVDATVHDVFVRAYFGLGQFSGSVSFDHWLAGIAVRTCYDFWRSRHRGERPVSELTDSHHRWIEQALAAASNEEFKDHARREEAAEVLHWALERLSPEHRAVLTLVHLEGRSIREAAELLDWSAVNVKVRAFRARRALRDILSKSSRGGI; from the coding sequence ATGATGAGCGATTGTTTCACTGCGACCACCGTGCTGTCGTGGTCGGAACTCCGCCTGCCGATGGCTGATGAGTCGTTGACGGTTGCCCAGACTGCCCCGGAAGATCGCGATCTCCTCCGGCGGATCCGAGAAGGAGACACCGATCGCTTTGCGGAACTGATCAACCGGCACCAGCAGCATGTCGTTCGAATCGTCGGCCGGCGGGTGCCGGCTGACGACGTCGATGCGACGGTGCACGACGTGTTCGTCAGGGCCTATTTCGGACTCGGGCAGTTTTCAGGCTCGGTCTCCTTCGATCACTGGCTGGCCGGCATCGCGGTCCGGACCTGCTACGATTTCTGGCGGTCGAGGCATCGCGGCGAACGGCCCGTCAGCGAGTTGACCGATTCGCATCACCGCTGGATCGAGCAGGCGCTCGCCGCCGCGTCCAACGAGGAGTTCAAGGACCATGCGCGGAGAGAGGAAGCGGCCGAGGTGTTGCATTGGGCTCTGGAACGTTTGTCACCGGAGCACCGGGCCGTGCTCACGCTCGTTCATCTCGAAGGTCGTTCGATCCGCGAGGCGGCGGAACTGCTGGACTGGAGTGCGGTCAACGTCAAGGTTCGAGCCTTTCGGGCGAGGCGGGCACTCCGCGACATTCTGAGCAAAAGTTCGCGAGGGGGTATCTGA
- a CDS encoding Spy/CpxP family protein refolding chaperone, with protein sequence MRPRTSLMLGLVLGSSLIGLPAAWADGGGRCAGKSHQMSFHQDGHRHGGFTSHLLKHLLKNKQELGLTDDQVAKMRTIALDADKARIRAEADVMVSERELRSMMWDDKAQLPAIEAKIKEGEAYQATVRIIGVRAARELIGTLTPEQQAKQKTLWEQSRHHRHQGAGADQYPGRTSGIESGTGPSAAGESEPVDGPSAG encoded by the coding sequence ATGAGACCACGCACATCGTTGATGTTGGGGTTGGTGTTGGGGAGTTCGCTGATCGGTTTGCCGGCGGCATGGGCCGACGGAGGAGGCCGGTGTGCCGGCAAGAGTCATCAGATGTCTTTCCATCAGGACGGCCATCGGCACGGAGGATTCACGTCCCACTTGCTCAAGCATCTCTTAAAGAACAAACAGGAACTGGGGCTCACCGACGACCAGGTCGCGAAAATGCGGACGATCGCCTTGGACGCGGACAAGGCGCGGATACGGGCGGAGGCCGACGTGATGGTCAGTGAGCGGGAACTTCGCTCGATGATGTGGGATGACAAGGCGCAGTTGCCGGCGATCGAGGCCAAGATCAAGGAAGGAGAAGCGTATCAGGCCACCGTTCGGATCATAGGGGTGAGAGCCGCGAGGGAACTCATCGGCACGCTGACGCCTGAGCAACAGGCCAAACAGAAAACCTTGTGGGAACAGTCCCGTCACCACCGCCATCAAGGCGCAGGGGCGGATCAGTATCCGGGCCGGACCTCGGGAATCGAGAGCGGGACCGGACCGTCGGCGGCCGGGGAGAGTGAACCGGTGGACGGACCGTCTGCGGGGTAA
- a CDS encoding alpha/beta fold hydrolase — protein MTSRTARKTILVLIHGFISDHRCWDSLRHLLETDARIAERFDIECFDYPTSLLGKGSEHAHPSLRQVAGQLNEFLAQPRFAGHPLVLVGHSQGGLVIQAYFVLLLEAHHARQLSRIRQAIFIATPNLGSVFLDRTRRLTDHVLKVLGGSFLHPQERLLRALQPEIMEIQKLLLGNIVAAVSHSDQACPIPLQCFYGSADRIVLDVSAQSFFAPDVCMPLPAGHMDIIRPQDTEDERYAKLTDAILHPIGHVNVVEVERYDTTLRVEPYDGTKGVEVSYGSSRRSVFTDNRAVLSRRMAISRKNRCRNSCDMSYLTNAEGFIKPIPAEMLERLERKDLTRYESQGREFNFVFAPSPGETYDVTLEILRGFEAGDRRVHFHLGASCYHQVLTYRLDLTAYVRAGYRMTGRPRLYFEEGETHRCDEIWASQPLEATTSDDHGLWYWELHDVRHGAIGLAWDLAPDATTAEETSSATAEYHP, from the coding sequence ATGACGAGCCGTACCGCCCGAAAAACCATTCTGGTCCTGATCCACGGATTCATCAGCGATCACCGCTGCTGGGATTCTTTGCGCCATCTCCTGGAAACGGACGCCCGGATCGCCGAGCGGTTCGACATCGAATGTTTTGATTACCCGACATCTCTCTTGGGCAAGGGCTCGGAGCATGCCCACCCGAGCCTCCGGCAGGTGGCCGGTCAGCTCAATGAGTTTCTGGCGCAGCCCCGTTTCGCCGGACACCCCCTCGTCCTCGTGGGACACAGCCAGGGCGGCCTGGTGATCCAGGCCTACTTCGTGTTGCTGCTCGAAGCACACCATGCGCGACAACTGTCCCGCATCCGGCAGGCTATCTTCATCGCCACCCCCAACCTGGGATCGGTCTTCCTCGATCGCACCAGACGGTTGACCGACCACGTGCTGAAAGTCTTGGGCGGCTCCTTTCTCCATCCTCAGGAACGTCTGTTGCGGGCGCTGCAGCCCGAGATCATGGAAATTCAAAAACTGCTCCTGGGCAATATCGTGGCGGCCGTCAGCCATTCGGATCAGGCGTGCCCGATCCCGCTCCAGTGTTTCTACGGCTCGGCGGACCGAATCGTTCTGGATGTCTCCGCCCAAAGCTTCTTTGCGCCCGACGTCTGCATGCCCCTGCCGGCGGGACACATGGACATCATTCGTCCGCAAGACACCGAAGACGAACGGTATGCGAAGCTGACCGACGCCATTTTGCATCCGATCGGCCACGTCAACGTCGTCGAGGTGGAACGCTACGACACCACGCTGCGGGTGGAGCCCTATGACGGAACAAAGGGCGTCGAGGTCTCGTACGGATCGAGCCGCCGCTCCGTCTTTACCGACAACCGCGCGGTGCTGTCGCGTCGCATGGCGATTTCCCGGAAGAACCGCTGCCGGAACAGCTGCGACATGTCGTACCTGACCAATGCCGAGGGGTTCATCAAGCCGATTCCCGCCGAGATGCTGGAGCGGCTGGAACGAAAGGACCTCACCAGGTACGAGAGTCAGGGTCGTGAATTCAATTTCGTCTTCGCTCCCAGTCCCGGCGAGACCTACGACGTCACGCTCGAAATCCTCCGCGGGTTCGAAGCGGGAGACCGGCGGGTCCATTTCCATTTGGGCGCCTCCTGCTACCATCAAGTGCTGACTTATCGCCTCGACCTCACCGCCTATGTTCGGGCCGGATACCGCATGACCGGTCGGCCCCGTCTGTACTTCGAGGAGGGCGAGACCCACCGGTGCGATGAAATTTGGGCCTCGCAACCGCTGGAGGCGACCACGTCGGACGACCATGGACTGTGGTATTGGGAACTTCACGACGTACGACACGGGGCCATCGGATTAGCCTGGGATCTGGCACCGGACGCCACCACCGCAGAAGAAACGAGTTCCGCCACGGCCGAATATCACCCCTGA
- a CDS encoding FAD-dependent oxidoreductase codes for MTDRSRITRRDFLDGILLALGSTLLPPMALGDGFDRWLTDDDYPPGRTGLRGNHPGALETAHALAWTGKRDWGTVTEPDGSDYDLAVVGAGISGLAAAWFFRQQNPKAKILLLDNHDDFGGHAKRNEFLVDGRTRLSYGGSQTIQTPGRYSRIAASLLRDLGVKFDRFVSAYDMTFFRRHALRPVTFFDGKTYGKASLVPYTLTDLSWGVPGIVRSALSPEQAVERMPLGSRAKEQLLRIMTGGDNALDRIAAAARLGYAGSTPYFTFLREQHHADDPDVFRLLRSLPAEYTGQGADTLSTLEALALELPGITPRAVSNLAPEPSSRLTLDETEPYIHHFPDGNASIARLLVRQLMPHVAPGSTMDDVVLAPFDYGRLDRSDSPVRLRLNSTVVRVTHDGPPHRADRVSVTYVHKNRAYRVRATHCVLACYNMMIPHLVPELPQEQKDALRQAAKAPLVYTTVSLRNWRAIREVGLGAAECPGSFHQSVLLDYPVRMGGYGLSDDPAHPMIVTMIHVPLADDYGTPPREQFRQGRFKLFSMPFAQFETAVKDHLNDMLGQGGFDADRDIQAITVNRWAHGYAYQGSALYDPEVAPERSHHVLGRRPMGHITIANSDAGARAYVDTAIDQAWRAVQELPVSS; via the coding sequence ATGACCGATCGTTCCAGAATCACCCGCCGAGACTTCTTGGACGGGATCCTCCTTGCGCTGGGTTCCACATTGCTGCCGCCAATGGCACTCGGAGACGGCTTTGACCGGTGGCTGACCGACGACGACTACCCGCCGGGACGGACGGGACTGCGGGGCAATCACCCGGGAGCGCTGGAAACGGCCCATGCCCTTGCCTGGACCGGAAAGCGCGACTGGGGGACGGTGACGGAGCCAGACGGCTCCGACTATGACCTGGCCGTCGTCGGCGCGGGAATCAGCGGGCTTGCGGCCGCCTGGTTCTTTCGACAGCAGAATCCCAAGGCCAAGATTCTCCTGCTCGACAATCACGACGATTTCGGCGGACATGCCAAACGGAACGAATTCCTCGTCGATGGACGGACCCGCCTCTCCTACGGAGGATCACAGACGATACAGACCCCGGGCCGATACAGCCGCATCGCCGCCTCCCTCTTGCGGGACCTCGGCGTGAAATTCGATCGGTTCGTCTCGGCCTACGACATGACGTTTTTCCGGCGTCACGCGCTGCGCCCTGTCACCTTTTTCGACGGCAAGACCTACGGCAAGGCTTCGTTGGTTCCGTATACGTTGACGGACTTGAGTTGGGGAGTTCCCGGCATCGTGCGGTCCGCGCTGTCACCCGAACAGGCCGTCGAACGGATGCCGTTGGGATCGCGCGCGAAAGAGCAACTCCTGCGGATTATGACCGGTGGGGACAATGCGTTGGACCGGATCGCCGCGGCAGCCCGTCTCGGCTACGCCGGCAGCACCCCCTACTTTACGTTTCTTCGCGAACAGCATCATGCGGACGATCCGGACGTCTTTCGTCTGCTTCGCAGCCTGCCGGCTGAATATACCGGCCAGGGAGCCGATACGTTATCAACCCTGGAGGCGCTCGCGCTGGAGTTGCCCGGCATCACGCCGCGCGCCGTCTCCAATCTCGCTCCGGAGCCCTCCAGCCGCTTGACTCTGGATGAAACAGAACCCTACATCCATCACTTTCCGGACGGGAACGCCTCGATCGCACGTCTGCTCGTGCGGCAATTGATGCCGCATGTCGCGCCCGGTTCGACGATGGACGACGTAGTGCTGGCTCCGTTTGACTATGGCCGGCTCGACCGTTCTGATTCTCCTGTCAGGCTCCGCTTGAACAGCACGGTCGTCCGCGTGACCCATGACGGTCCTCCGCATCGGGCAGACCGCGTGTCGGTCACCTATGTACACAAGAACCGCGCCTATCGCGTTCGCGCAACGCACTGCGTGTTGGCCTGCTATAACATGATGATCCCGCACTTGGTGCCGGAACTGCCGCAGGAGCAGAAGGATGCGCTCAGGCAAGCCGCGAAAGCCCCTCTGGTCTATACCACCGTCTCGCTCCGAAATTGGCGCGCGATCCGCGAAGTGGGTCTTGGAGCGGCCGAGTGTCCGGGAAGTTTTCACCAGTCGGTACTGCTTGATTACCCGGTTCGGATGGGCGGCTACGGCCTGTCGGATGATCCGGCTCACCCGATGATCGTGACAATGATCCACGTCCCGCTCGCCGACGATTACGGCACGCCGCCCCGCGAACAGTTCCGGCAGGGCCGCTTCAAACTCTTCAGCATGCCGTTCGCGCAATTCGAAACCGCCGTCAAGGACCATCTCAACGACATGTTGGGGCAGGGAGGATTCGACGCGGACCGCGATATTCAGGCCATCACCGTGAACCGGTGGGCTCATGGCTATGCCTACCAGGGCAGCGCGCTCTATGATCCGGAGGTGGCGCCGGAACGGAGCCATCACGTCTTGGGACGGCGACCCATGGGACACATCACGATCGCCAATTCGGATGCCGGCGCCAGGGCCTACGTCGACACGGCCATCGATCAGGCCTGGCGGGCCGTTCAGGAACTGCCGGTGTCGTCGTAA
- a CDS encoding intradiol ring-cleavage dioxygenase, protein MTDHVLLSSVFRRQLSRRDTLALLGKSAVCLVTAGLWPRVAGAAGPDPLCVVRPTQTEGPYFVDEQLNRSDIRSDPSGGAIKTGTPLSLTVAASRLGGGACHPLEGAHVDIWHCDATGLYSDVKDPRFNTTGQQFLRGYQLTDAKGEARFLTIYPGWYEGRTVHIHVKVRANPKDRRGYEFTSQMYFDDALTDRVYAAAPYAARGPRTARNHDDFIFRRGGNRLMLDPTQTADGYAATFAVGLQMP, encoded by the coding sequence ATGACCGATCACGTCCTCTTGTCCTCTGTCTTCCGACGGCAGTTGTCCCGTCGAGACACGCTCGCGTTACTGGGCAAGAGCGCCGTCTGCCTGGTCACAGCAGGCCTATGGCCCCGTGTCGCGGGAGCAGCCGGCCCCGATCCGCTCTGCGTCGTCCGTCCGACGCAGACCGAAGGTCCGTATTTTGTCGACGAACAATTGAATAGGTCCGATATCCGCTCGGACCCGTCGGGCGGCGCCATCAAAACGGGAACGCCGCTGTCCCTGACGGTCGCGGCCTCGCGCCTCGGCGGCGGCGCCTGTCATCCTCTCGAGGGTGCCCACGTGGATATCTGGCATTGCGACGCGACGGGTCTCTATTCCGACGTGAAGGACCCGCGGTTCAACACCACCGGTCAACAATTTCTCCGCGGCTATCAACTTACCGATGCAAAGGGCGAAGCCAGATTTCTGACCATCTACCCGGGGTGGTACGAGGGACGCACGGTTCACATTCACGTGAAGGTCCGCGCCAATCCTAAAGACCGGCGCGGCTATGAATTCACCTCCCAGATGTATTTCGACGACGCGTTGACGGATCGCGTGTATGCCGCCGCACCCTATGCGGCCAGGGGACCGCGTACGGCGCGCAATCATGACGACTTCATTTTTCGGCGGGGCGGCAACCGACTCATGTTGGACCCGACGCAGACGGCCGACGGATACGCCGCCACGTTTGCGGTGGGCCTGCAGATGCCCTGA
- the uraH gene encoding hydroxyisourate hydrolase, translated as MSAISTHVLNLVTGLPARNVSVVLESQGSLRTWRKIGDGRTDADGRIEDLVPPGVRIQTGSYRLTFDVASYFRSQNGASFYPEIAIAFGIQDPAQSHHIPLLIGPFGYTTYRGS; from the coding sequence ATGAGCGCGATCAGCACCCATGTCTTGAATCTCGTGACCGGGCTCCCGGCCCGCAATGTGTCCGTCGTCCTGGAATCTCAGGGGTCGCTGAGGACTTGGAGAAAAATCGGAGACGGGCGCACGGACGCCGACGGCCGCATTGAAGATCTGGTGCCGCCGGGCGTGCGAATTCAGACCGGCTCCTATCGGTTGACGTTCGACGTCGCGTCATACTTTCGTTCGCAGAACGGCGCGAGTTTCTATCCGGAGATCGCGATCGCGTTCGGCATCCAGGATCCCGCGCAGAGCCATCACATTCCACTTCTCATCGGCCCGTTCGGTTACACGACCTATCGCGGGAGCTGA
- a CDS encoding NAD(P)/FAD-dependent oxidoreductase yields MPPKQVVIIGGGFGGLSAARRLRHEQVVLIDRTNHHLFQPLLYQVAMAALSPSDIAWPLRTVFRSQPNVRVVMDEVLSVERAGRVLHVRHSAPIPFEVLILAPGARHAYFGHDEWEESAPGLKTMTDAVLLRQNMLLAFEEAERRAEAGSRERLTFVIIGGGPTGVELAGALAEIGRKAMGPDFPALRLEDLSIVLVEGGPRLLPGFSPDLSAKAATALTRMGVTVRLDSPVRKVDRGSVTIGTEVLPATNILWAAGNRASPLLGTVGVPLDQSGRIKVEPDLTIPGDPWIFAIGDAAHCPGKDGAPLPGLAPVAMQQGRYVAAIIAGGVPPEQRRPFVYRDRGMLATIGRARAVAQIGPVHTSGVFAWLLWCLVHIFFLVGFRNRVRVMSEWIWFYLTFKPGARVLFERPHGFEQDPIVQGKRPS; encoded by the coding sequence ATGCCGCCCAAACAGGTGGTGATTATCGGAGGCGGGTTCGGCGGCTTGTCGGCCGCCCGCCGGCTCCGACACGAGCAGGTCGTGCTCATCGACCGCACCAACCACCATCTCTTTCAACCGCTGCTCTATCAGGTGGCCATGGCCGCCTTGTCGCCGAGCGACATCGCCTGGCCCTTGCGCACCGTCTTTCGCTCCCAACCCAACGTGCGGGTCGTCATGGACGAGGTGCTGTCGGTCGAGCGGGCCGGCCGTGTCCTACACGTGCGGCATAGCGCGCCGATCCCGTTCGAGGTGCTCATCCTGGCGCCCGGCGCCCGGCACGCCTACTTCGGGCACGATGAATGGGAAGAGTCGGCTCCCGGACTCAAGACGATGACCGACGCCGTGCTGCTGCGTCAGAACATGCTGCTGGCGTTTGAAGAAGCGGAACGACGGGCCGAAGCCGGCTCCCGGGAGCGATTGACCTTCGTGATCATAGGCGGGGGACCGACGGGTGTGGAACTGGCCGGCGCGCTCGCCGAAATCGGACGCAAGGCCATGGGGCCGGATTTCCCCGCCTTGCGGCTCGAGGACCTTTCCATCGTGCTCGTCGAGGGCGGTCCCCGTCTACTTCCGGGATTCAGCCCCGATCTCTCGGCAAAAGCCGCCACGGCATTGACCCGCATGGGCGTGACCGTGCGCCTGGACAGTCCGGTCCGTAAGGTGGACCGCGGCAGCGTGACCATCGGAACGGAGGTCCTGCCCGCCACGAACATCCTGTGGGCCGCCGGCAATCGGGCCTCGCCGTTGCTCGGCACGGTTGGCGTCCCGCTGGACCAGTCGGGTCGAATCAAGGTCGAACCGGATCTGACGATTCCCGGAGATCCGTGGATATTCGCCATCGGCGATGCCGCCCATTGTCCGGGAAAAGATGGAGCGCCGCTGCCGGGACTCGCCCCCGTGGCGATGCAGCAGGGGCGCTATGTGGCCGCCATCATCGCGGGCGGGGTGCCTCCGGAGCAGCGCCGGCCGTTTGTCTATCGGGACCGCGGCATGCTCGCCACCATCGGCCGCGCCAGGGCGGTCGCGCAGATTGGTCCGGTTCACACCTCCGGCGTCTTCGCCTGGCTGCTCTGGTGTCTGGTCCACATTTTCTTTTTGGTCGGATTCCGAAACCGCGTGCGCGTCATGTCGGAGTGGATCTGGTTCTACCTGACGTTCAAACCGGGTGCCCGGGTCCTATTCGAACGGCCACACGGATTCGAACAGGACCCAATCGTCCAGGGCAAGCGACCCTCGTAA
- a CDS encoding glycosyltransferase family 2 protein, which translates to MSPNQQAFELRLTQVSLTVTVVAAAMLAWSVGTVTWTAIEQRQLGRAIEAVIFAAIAGYLVYGNLCYELARLGRLTRGCRDGEASADPPPDAFSENIAPALTILVPSYKEEIPVVRQTLLSAALQDYPNKRVVLLLDDPPSPKTHSDRTALWSARSVPFDLQTSMARPAECIARARREFRNRSSSESCWGTECVRLSDAFLHAAEWFEDQAKQYPIQSHTDVWFVREVLTVPGEEMRRSAGQWFGRRRDRSGVVPEEIAAEMDAVYERLSGRFLVEFDVFERKQYCNLSHEPNKAMNLNSYLGVMGKRVKPVLRADGVLLDETRTTIGSRVIPDSPYVITLDADSLLKPNYARTLVSIMEQPDQARMAVAQTPYSAFPNAPGALERTAGATTDIQYFVHQGFTRFAATFWVGANALLRKSALEDICQIEQTGRITVRRYIQDRTVIEDTESTVDLMAKGWTLYNYPDRLAYSATPPDFGSLVIQRARWANGGLIILPKLLEFLWRTRKRPATVPQALLQVHYLTSLALTPLSVVLLLSIPFSSDLMTPAMPLASLPYFILYARDLALAGYRPIRDLGRAYALNLLLIPVHLAGAVTSLRQMAAGTKIPFRRTPKVSGRTRTSGLDLGLQLSMILLSAGLALYHGSEGRWISASFALANLALLCYGVGQFIGLTEACQDLALSARETLARYVKPGRFSDRLLAPLSSSTALCVALVQPMRRTRPFSRQALWSLTAFFDMIVTIVG; encoded by the coding sequence ATGTCACCGAATCAGCAAGCGTTCGAACTCCGACTCACGCAGGTTTCCCTGACGGTCACGGTTGTCGCGGCGGCCATGCTGGCATGGTCGGTCGGAACTGTAACCTGGACCGCGATCGAGCAACGGCAACTCGGACGCGCGATCGAGGCGGTGATCTTTGCTGCAATCGCCGGATATCTGGTTTACGGCAATCTGTGTTATGAACTGGCCAGGCTTGGCCGGCTGACCAGGGGGTGCCGCGATGGGGAGGCATCGGCCGATCCGCCTCCTGATGCCTTTTCCGAGAACATCGCCCCCGCCCTCACCATTCTCGTCCCTTCCTATAAGGAAGAAATTCCCGTCGTCCGCCAAACACTGCTCTCAGCGGCGTTGCAGGATTACCCAAATAAGCGAGTCGTACTGCTGTTGGATGATCCCCCGTCGCCCAAGACCCATTCAGACCGGACGGCGCTCTGGTCGGCCCGATCTGTCCCGTTCGATTTGCAGACGAGCATGGCCCGGCCGGCTGAGTGCATCGCGCGGGCGCGCCGCGAATTCCGAAACCGCTCCTCTTCGGAATCCTGTTGGGGGACCGAGTGTGTCCGGCTCTCAGATGCGTTCCTGCATGCCGCCGAATGGTTCGAGGATCAGGCGAAACAGTATCCGATCCAGTCGCATACGGATGTCTGGTTCGTCCGGGAAGTGCTGACGGTTCCCGGGGAGGAGATGCGCCGGTCCGCCGGGCAATGGTTCGGCAGACGGCGGGACCGATCGGGCGTTGTGCCGGAGGAAATCGCGGCCGAAATGGACGCCGTGTACGAACGTCTCTCCGGCCGCTTTCTCGTGGAGTTCGACGTCTTCGAACGAAAGCAGTATTGCAATCTCTCGCACGAACCCAACAAGGCGATGAACCTGAACAGCTATCTGGGCGTCATGGGGAAACGGGTCAAGCCCGTGCTGCGTGCGGACGGGGTGTTGCTCGACGAAACCCGGACGACGATCGGGAGTCGCGTCATCCCGGATTCGCCCTACGTCATCACGCTGGATGCCGACAGTCTGCTGAAGCCCAATTACGCGAGGACGTTGGTCTCGATCATGGAGCAGCCGGATCAGGCGCGTATGGCCGTGGCCCAGACGCCGTACAGCGCGTTTCCGAATGCGCCGGGGGCGTTGGAACGGACGGCGGGAGCGACCACCGATATCCAGTATTTCGTGCATCAGGGATTCACACGATTCGCCGCGACGTTTTGGGTGGGCGCCAATGCGTTGCTGAGAAAGTCCGCGTTGGAGGACATCTGCCAGATCGAACAAACCGGACGCATCACCGTGCGCCGGTACATTCAGGACCGGACGGTGATCGAAGATACGGAGTCGACCGTCGACCTGATGGCGAAGGGATGGACGCTGTACAATTATCCGGACCGGTTGGCCTACAGCGCGACCCCGCCGGACTTCGGCTCGTTGGTGATTCAGCGGGCGCGCTGGGCCAACGGCGGCTTGATCATTTTGCCGAAGCTGCTGGAATTTCTATGGCGCACGCGCAAGCGGCCGGCCACGGTACCTCAGGCGCTGCTGCAAGTGCATTACTTGACGTCGCTCGCGCTGACGCCGCTCAGCGTGGTGCTGCTGCTGTCGATTCCTTTCTCCTCGGACTTGATGACGCCGGCCATGCCCCTGGCGTCGCTTCCCTACTTCATCTTGTATGCACGGGACCTGGCCTTGGCCGGGTATCGTCCGATCCGGGACCTGGGGCGCGCCTATGCGCTCAATCTGCTGTTGATTCCGGTCCACCTCGCGGGCGCCGTGACTTCCCTCCGGCAAATGGCGGCGGGCACGAAGATTCCGTTCCGCCGTACGCCGAAAGTTTCCGGACGCACGAGGACATCGGGATTGGATCTGGGTTTGCAGTTGTCGATGATCCTGTTGAGCGCGGGCCTCGCGCTCTATCACGGATCAGAGGGACGGTGGATCTCCGCTTCGTTCGCGCTCGCCAACCTGGCACTCCTTTGTTACGGAGTCGGGCAGTTCATCGGTTTGACGGAAGCCTGCCAAGACCTGGCGCTGAGCGCACGGGAAACACTCGCCCGATACGTCAAGCCCGGCCGGTTTTCCGATCGTCTGCTCGCGCCGCTTTCCTCTTCCACGGCCTTGTGCGTCGCGTTGGTGCAGCCCATGCGCAGGACGAGACCGTTCTCCCGCCAGGCGTTATGGAGTCTGACCGCCTTCTTCGACATGATCGTCACCATTGTGGGATAG
- a CDS encoding HEAT repeat domain-containing protein: protein MTSMSSIQWVCTAACACILLSFSPSHAPAAQPAAGAAPSPKTVLVKKYLDDCRAQSSKEASCDKLRKDAIDILTDDLHTLGSSADRVYFLSILPVFKSDAPELRIAAADAIGMIGPQDGDVDVLAPLANDPVPDVRQAVSQMIGRGKGTALSLLKQRLISMRTGRVPDRPADPTKLGLPVAPNSLYLFDWSDESLGRLSYLAKNMNEAASFFKGKAKKGPFPLEEFKDKYRFQFQDEEEAMRSAQEAEAKQMEQSKPPDPTNVQAYTEFMQKIASVGARQGGRLLLDSYQPNLFGSPTVYVLEERQIGQRSYPTRYVVLYQEQALRKPGYRFSWMTATDDAIKTAQVASLAEEKQELANKAENEAQKKKAAELEALTKKKDAAEKKQFKKGQDDLEKALGF from the coding sequence ATGACGAGCATGTCGAGTATCCAATGGGTCTGTACCGCCGCCTGCGCGTGCATCCTGTTGTCGTTCTCTCCGTCACACGCGCCGGCGGCTCAACCGGCGGCCGGCGCGGCTCCCTCACCCAAGACCGTCCTCGTGAAAAAGTATCTCGATGACTGCCGTGCCCAGTCTTCGAAGGAGGCGTCCTGCGACAAGCTCAGAAAGGACGCGATCGACATCCTCACCGACGATTTGCACACGCTGGGCTCGTCGGCGGATCGCGTTTATTTTTTGTCGATTCTTCCGGTCTTCAAGAGCGACGCGCCGGAATTGCGGATCGCCGCGGCCGATGCGATCGGAATGATCGGACCGCAAGACGGCGACGTGGACGTGCTGGCCCCCCTGGCCAACGATCCGGTGCCGGACGTGCGCCAAGCGGTCTCGCAGATGATCGGCCGGGGCAAGGGGACCGCGCTGTCCTTGTTGAAACAGCGCCTCATATCCATGAGGACCGGGCGCGTTCCGGACAGACCGGCCGATCCCACGAAGCTCGGTTTGCCGGTCGCGCCGAACAGTCTCTACTTGTTCGATTGGAGCGACGAATCGCTCGGTCGGTTGTCCTATTTGGCCAAGAACATGAACGAGGCCGCGAGCTTCTTCAAAGGCAAAGCCAAGAAGGGGCCGTTCCCGCTCGAAGAGTTCAAAGACAAGTATCGCTTTCAGTTCCAGGATGAGGAAGAAGCGATGCGCAGCGCGCAGGAGGCGGAGGCCAAGCAGATGGAACAGAGCAAGCCACCCGATCCGACCAATGTGCAGGCCTATACGGAATTCATGCAGAAGATCGCTTCGGTCGGAGCACGGCAGGGCGGCCGGCTTCTTCTGGATTCGTATCAGCCCAATCTCTTTGGGTCGCCAACCGTCTATGTCCTGGAAGAACGGCAGATCGGGCAGCGCAGTTATCCCACCCGGTATGTCGTCCTGTATCAAGAGCAGGCCTTGAGGAAGCCGGGATACCGGTTCTCCTGGATGACGGCGACGGACGATGCCATCAAGACGGCGCAAGTCGCCTCGCTGGCGGAGGAAAAGCAAGAATTGGCGAACAAGGCCGAGAATGAGGCCCAGAAGAAAAAGGCAGCGGAACTCGAGGCGCTGACCAAAAAGAAAGATGCGGCGGAGAAGAAGCAGTTCAAGAAAGGACAGGACGACCTCGAAAAAGCATTGGGGTTCTGA